The DNA segment CAATTAAATCCGCGTAGCAGCTTAGCCGATACCGTTTATTTGTCTTCTTACTTTGGATTATCAGATAGTTTGGAGTGGAATTTTTCCATTCGCCTATCATTTAGTCCGTCAGATAATAATAACGCTCGTGTTTATTTAATTGCCGATAAAAGTGATATCACCCAAAGTGTGAATGGATATTTTCTTCAATTTGGAGAATCGGGTAGCAATGATGCAATAGAACTTTTCCGACAAGAAGGAAGGGAAACGACATCTATTTGCCGAGGAACAGATGGGCGTATTGCTTCTTCTTTTGATGGCAATATTAAAGTTATACATAAAGAAAATGGGGAATGGGGTGTTTTTGCAGATTGGGATAAAAACGGAAATTTTATTCAAGAATGTAACGGACAAGATATTTCTAACATTAACGAGACTTATTTTGGGGTTTTCTGCAAATTCACATCTTCAAATGCCACTAAATTCTATTTTGATAATATTAGCGTTAATCATATTTATAAAGATACGGACGCGCCTGTAATTGAAAATATTGAGGCTTTAAACGCTAAGGAATTACGCTTGTATTTTAACGAAACTCTTGATCCCGCTTCCGCAGAAACCTTACAAAATTATCAGATTCAAGAAAGCGAACAAATTCCTTTATCTGCAAATTTAAACCCAATAAACCCTTCAGAAGTATCGCTAATTTTTTCTAATGATTTCCCGGCTAATCAAAATTTAAGTTTAAAAATATCTAATATCCAAGATCCGGCAGGAAACGTTTTACAAAATACTTACCATAACTTCTTTTTTAGTAAAGCCTATTATGGCGATGTGTTAATTAATGAAATAATGGTTGATCCTACTCCCGTTCAAGATTTGCCTGATGCAGAATATTTAGAGCTGTTTAATCAAAAAGATTATGTTGTTTCGCTAAATAATTGGCATTTGTTTATTGGCAGTTCTGACTTTCAATTTCCTGATATAGAAATCCCCGCAAAAAGTTTTTTACTCCTTAGCCATCCCGATAATTTGGATTATTTATCAAGCTACGGAAATATTCTTCCCGTTCCTTCTTTCGGTCTTACAAACAGTGGTAAAGCATTGGTATTAAAAAATAAATCGGATCAAATTATCCACTATATAAATTATGATGATACTTGGTATAAGGATGATTTTAAAGAAGATGGCGGATGGTCTTTAGAAATGATTTCTCCCGATCATTTTTGTGAACAAGCAATTAATTGGTCGGCTTCGCAAAATGCTAAAGGAGGCAGCCCCGGAAGTGCTAACAGTTTGAGTAATCTTAATCCCGACTACCAGACACCCAAAATAAAAAGCCTTGACTTGATTAATCAAAACACCCTTTCTGTTTACTTTTCGAAAAGTATGGATAGTTTAAGTTTAAAAAATCCTGAAAATTACGATGTTGATAATGGCATTGATAAACCAATGAGAGTGAAAATATTTGCTCCTGACTATAATCAGGCAGAAATAATATTTACCAATTCCTTTGCTGAAAATACAATTTATCAATTAACTATTTCTCCCTCATTAACAGGCTGTTGCGGATCGGAATTACAAAATTTTACAGAACACTTTGCTATTCCTCAAGAAGCTGAGTTTAACGATATTATCATTAACGAAATACTATTTGATGCTTGGTTAGATGATGGAGAATATGTTGAACTTTATAATCGCTCCGATAAGGTAATCGACCTTAGACAGCTTTTATTTTCTCGTATCAATGCTGATATTTACGATACCGCTTATTATTCTGTTCAGCCTAATGCAGGACAGATTTTCCCTGACGAATA comes from the Bacteroidales bacterium genome and includes:
- a CDS encoding lamin tail domain-containing protein; this translates as MRAFYIFLLFFPLISIAQLTDDFSDGNFTDNPTWQGDQDLFKINTAFSLQLNQLNPRSSLADTVYLSSYFGLSDSLEWNFSIRLSFSPSDNNNARVYLIADKSDITQSVNGYFLQFGESGSNDAIELFRQEGRETTSICRGTDGRIASSFDGNIKVIHKENGEWGVFADWDKNGNFIQECNGQDISNINETYFGVFCKFTSSNATKFYFDNISVNHIYKDTDAPVIENIEALNAKELRLYFNETLDPASAETLQNYQIQESEQIPLSANLNPINPSEVSLIFSNDFPANQNLSLKISNIQDPAGNVLQNTYHNFFFSKAYYGDVLINEIMVDPTPVQDLPDAEYLELFNQKDYVVSLNNWHLFIGSSDFQFPDIEIPAKSFLLLSHPDNLDYLSSYGNILPVPSFGLTNSGKALVLKNKSDQIIHYINYDDTWYKDDFKEDGGWSLEMISPDHFCEQAINWSASQNAKGGSPGSANSLSNLNPDYQTPKIKSLDLINQNTLSVYFSKSMDSLSLKNPENYDVDNGIDKPMRVKIFAPDYNQAEIIFTNSFAENTIYQLTISPSLTGCCGSELQNFTEHFAIPQEAEFNDIIINEILFDAWLDDGEYVELYNRSDKVIDLRQLLFSRINADIYDTAYYSVQPNAGQIFPDEYLLLCKNKESVLDVYYSENPDMIYDFDNFPLLPNTEGQVLLSKASDKSAVIDMLSYNENMHHPLLNNTRGISLERLSPEGETSDLKNWQSAAANVNYGTPAYQNSQFQEKTDNEEIIQITPNIFSPDLDGFDDILQINYKFPESGNTINLIIYNARGQRIRYLVKNELAGLSGQFFWDGTTEEGDKAALGIYILYFEYFDLNGKVEKIKKTCVLGGKL